One window of Solirubrobacterales bacterium genomic DNA carries:
- the sufB gene encoding Fe-S cluster assembly protein SufB, with protein sequence MASPEVLAERKKVQSIKGDYDEKFGFSDPETGYVYKAPKGLSRKIVEQISEYKNEPEWMRQYRLDALDIFYSKPDPKWGADLGQIDYDDIHYFVRASERPEGSWDDVPDDIKDTFDKLGIPEAEQQFLAGVGAQYESEMVYHQVRKDLEEQGVLFLDMDSALKEHEDIVKEYWATVIPAADNKLAALNSAVWSGGSFVYVPPGVKVEMPLQAYFRINTENMGQFERTLIIADEDSDVHYIEGCTAPTYSTDSLHSAVVEIICKPGSRVRYTTIQNWSNNVYNLVTKRAVAQERATMEWVDCNLGSKVTMKYPSIYLMGEGAHGESLSIAFAGEGQHLDAGTKIIHNAPKTTSTVFSKSISKDGGHSTFRGLMDIAKGATETRSKVVCDALLLDAKSKSDTFPTIKVGESDADMGHEATVSKVGDDVLFYLMSRGLSEEEASKLIVNGFIEPITKELPMEYAVELNRLIELQMEGSIG encoded by the coding sequence ATGGCTAGCCCCGAAGTTCTGGCCGAACGTAAAAAGGTCCAGTCGATCAAGGGTGACTACGACGAGAAGTTCGGCTTCTCGGATCCCGAGACCGGCTACGTCTACAAGGCTCCCAAGGGACTCTCCCGCAAGATCGTCGAACAGATCTCGGAGTACAAGAACGAGCCCGAGTGGATGCGGCAGTACCGGCTCGACGCGCTGGACATCTTCTACTCCAAGCCGGACCCGAAGTGGGGTGCCGACCTCGGCCAGATTGATTACGACGACATCCACTACTTCGTGCGCGCCTCGGAGCGGCCCGAAGGCAGCTGGGATGACGTCCCCGACGACATCAAGGACACCTTCGACAAGCTCGGAATCCCCGAGGCCGAACAGCAGTTCCTGGCCGGCGTCGGTGCGCAGTACGAGTCCGAGATGGTCTACCACCAGGTGCGCAAGGACCTGGAGGAGCAGGGCGTCCTCTTCCTCGACATGGACTCCGCCCTGAAGGAGCACGAGGACATCGTCAAGGAGTACTGGGCGACCGTGATCCCGGCCGCCGACAACAAGCTGGCCGCGCTCAACTCGGCCGTCTGGTCCGGTGGCTCCTTCGTCTACGTGCCGCCCGGCGTGAAGGTGGAGATGCCGCTCCAGGCCTACTTCCGGATCAACACCGAGAACATGGGCCAGTTCGAGCGGACCCTGATCATCGCCGACGAGGACTCGGACGTCCACTACATCGAGGGCTGCACCGCCCCCACCTACTCGACCGACTCGCTCCACTCGGCGGTGGTCGAGATCATCTGCAAGCCCGGCTCAAGGGTTCGCTACACCACGATCCAGAACTGGTCGAACAACGTCTACAACCTGGTCACCAAGCGGGCCGTCGCCCAGGAACGGGCGACCATGGAGTGGGTTGACTGCAACCTCGGCTCGAAGGTCACCATGAAGTACCCCTCGATCTACCTGATGGGCGAAGGCGCGCACGGCGAGTCGCTTTCGATCGCTTTTGCCGGCGAGGGCCAGCATCTCGACGCCGGCACCAAGATCATCCACAACGCCCCGAAGACGACCTCCACGGTGTTCTCGAAATCAATCTCGAAGGACGGTGGGCACTCCACCTTCCGTGGCCTGATGGACATCGCCAAGGGCGCCACCGAGACCCGTTCGAAGGTGGTCTGCGACGCGCTGCTCCTGGACGCGAAATCCAAGTCGGACACCTTCCCCACGATCAAGGTGGGCGAGTCCGACGCCGACATGGGTCACGAGGCCACCGTCTCCAAGGTCGGTGACGACGTTCTCTTTTACCTGATGAGCCGCGGCCTCTCCGAAGAGGAAGCCTCGAAGCTGATCGTGAACGGCTTCATCGAGCCGATCACCAAGGAGCTGCCGATGGAGTACGCGGTCGAACTGAACCGACTTATCGAGCTGCAGATGGAGGGAAGCATTGGCTGA
- a CDS encoding non-heme iron oxygenase ferredoxin subunit, which produces MCPAGKLGPGERMIVETEDYVIVVFNCEGEILAIEDRCSHDDGPLSEGELDQKDCRIECPRHGSVFDLKSGKPLNLPAFEPVEIFPVEIIDDTITVKVED; this is translated from the coding sequence GTGTGCCCAGCCGGCAAGCTCGGCCCCGGCGAACGGATGATCGTCGAGACCGAGGACTACGTGATCGTCGTTTTCAACTGCGAGGGCGAGATCCTGGCGATCGAAGACCGCTGCTCGCATGACGACGGCCCCCTGAGCGAAGGTGAGCTGGACCAGAAGGACTGCAGGATCGAGTGTCCGCGGCACGGCTCGGTGTTCGATCTGAAGAGCGGCAAGCCGCTCAACCTGCCGGCCTTCGAGCCGGTCGAGATATTTCCGGTCGAGATCATCGACGACACGATCACAGTGAAAGTGGAGGACTGA
- a CDS encoding 1-acyl-sn-glycerol-3-phosphate acyltransferase — translation MSASIARDSTDQEAEAEAHGYRPGWKLYQILRLILRPLRWWVRLQVKGLEYLPDRGEALIVSNHDSWLDPLAIAEAMMWKGRQLRFLAKHTLWKFKPLAMILDGAAQIPIRRGEGDTAALESAVGAIGRGEMIGVFPEGTLSRGTVLRARRGVSRLAQACPGVPITLVAVTGGTDLKRFPRRPRMTVEFFQPAGDLPDPGADPQAFAQNLLDQIRAKAPQIS, via the coding sequence ATGAGCGCGTCGATCGCGAGAGATTCGACCGATCAGGAAGCCGAGGCCGAGGCCCACGGGTACCGTCCGGGCTGGAAGCTCTACCAGATCCTGCGCCTGATCCTGCGGCCGCTGCGCTGGTGGGTTCGCCTCCAGGTGAAGGGACTTGAGTACCTGCCGGACCGGGGCGAGGCGCTAATCGTTTCAAACCATGACTCCTGGCTCGATCCGCTGGCGATCGCCGAGGCGATGATGTGGAAGGGGCGCCAGCTTCGTTTCCTTGCCAAGCACACCCTCTGGAAGTTCAAGCCTCTGGCGATGATTCTAGATGGGGCCGCACAGATCCCGATCCGCCGGGGCGAAGGTGACACGGCCGCGCTCGAGTCGGCGGTCGGAGCGATCGGCCGCGGGGAGATGATCGGGGTCTTTCCCGAGGGCACGCTGTCGCGCGGAACGGTCCTGCGGGCCCGTCGCGGAGTCTCCCGGCTCGCCCAGGCCTGCCCCGGGGTGCCGATCACCCTGGTCGCGGTCACCGGCGGTACCGATCTCAAGCGTTTTCCCCGGCGCCCCCGAATGACGGTCGAGTTCTTCCAGCCCGCGGGCGATTTGCCCGACCCGGGAGCGGATCCTCAGGCTTTCGCCCAGAACCTGCTGGACCAGATCCGGGCGAAGGCCCCGCAGATCAGTTGA
- a CDS encoding type II toxin-antitoxin system VapC family toxin, whose product MTGLGPAVYLDTSALVKLIRQEAGSSGVSSLLETTGAVPASSQIAEVELMRAVRRHSPELSDQAHSLLDEIVLLPLTAEIRARAQFISPTSIRSLDAIHMATGLGISPHLAYFVTYDRRMAEAAGTAGLPAMSPADPA is encoded by the coding sequence TTGACCGGGCTTGGGCCAGCCGTCTACCTCGATACCTCCGCGCTGGTCAAGCTGATCCGGCAGGAAGCCGGCTCTAGTGGGGTTAGCTCGCTGCTTGAGACAACGGGTGCCGTCCCTGCCTCCAGCCAGATCGCCGAGGTCGAGCTGATGCGTGCCGTCCGGCGACACAGTCCCGAACTGTCGGATCAGGCTCACTCGCTGCTGGATGAGATCGTTCTGCTTCCACTCACTGCCGAGATCAGGGCCAGGGCTCAGTTCATCAGCCCGACCAGTATCCGTTCGCTCGATGCCATTCACATGGCAACGGGCTTGGGGATCTCGCCGCATCTGGCGTATTTCGTCACCTACGACCGACGCATGGCCGAGGCAGCTGGAACCGCTGGACTGCCGGCCATGTCGCCGGCAGACCCGGCCTGA
- a CDS encoding DUF3427 domain-containing protein, protein MSVGGDEGEIKSGPRDELVTESLAQRLEKVDRERLVLDPLDPEEAPFRLAQFARDEVRRVLDPEEKAGAQVERVNRALSDLGSEGAEIIQMPPSVLGGIKPVSTLGQVVELPPSPATPFSQSDLLVNAEGQPNIGSELKAELASADRVDLVCAFVIWSGVRQLRDALEGVVGRGGVVRVITTTYMGATEKRAVDELHGLGAEVRIALDARTTKLHAKAWLLERDSGLSTAYVGSSNLSHTALFDGLEWNVRLSSTDAAHVIDRIRMTFESHWESEHFERYDPDVNGSELERALAEHNRRTLGESSTISFAGLDVRPYPHQQRMLDTLKLERERHGRHRNLVVAATGTGKTVVAALDYKQVMAELGGRPSLLFVAHREEILRQSLATYRAVLKDGSFGEIHGGGKIEEGEHVFAMIQSLRPNRLAQLGSDAFDVVVVDEFHHAAAESYDRLLNHVEPKELLGLTATPERLDGKDVTTWFDGRIAVELRLWEAIDQGFLVPFQFFGVADGVDLNHITWRRSGYALSELSNLYTGDDLRVAKILKALNRIVADPGQMRALGFCVSKEHARYMAEKFTQAGLESCSLTGDDPPEYRSQVLDRLQRGELRCVFSVEVLGEGVDVPAVDCLLLLRPTESATVFSQQLGRGLRWADGKSHLTVIDLIGQHRKEFRFDRRLAAILDRRRGRVEEQVEHDFPFLPAGCTVDLDRKSREVVLESLRQVVRHSRRAQVVADLKQAGSDLAMPLFLDDFGHRIEDIYRRGRSWTELRREAGFEVPIAADSDLEALALRNLSRLTHVDDPERSQFYRKLLSAEKPPSISGLGDRHRRMLTMLSWSLGSGRSGRDSVSQFFADLWREKAVLSELNDLLTALDQQAGTMPVALTDASTPLNVHARYSREEIVAALRFGEGVKPKVTQGGVLWVERAKSDVFFVDLHKAERDYSPTTMYRDYAINRELFHWESQSRQAPHQATVKRYINHREQGTDVLLFVRERKRSELGTMPFTFLGPADYVSHTGEFPVQFTWRLQTPMPAELFETARSVAAA, encoded by the coding sequence GTGTCTGTCGGAGGAGACGAGGGAGAGATCAAGTCTGGGCCACGGGATGAACTCGTGACCGAATCCCTGGCGCAGCGGCTCGAGAAAGTTGATCGAGAACGGCTTGTGCTTGATCCCCTGGACCCGGAAGAGGCCCCGTTCCGGCTGGCCCAGTTCGCGAGAGACGAGGTCAGACGGGTCCTTGATCCGGAGGAAAAAGCCGGAGCGCAGGTAGAACGAGTGAATCGGGCGCTCTCCGACCTGGGTAGCGAGGGTGCTGAGATCATCCAGATGCCGCCGAGTGTTCTCGGTGGAATCAAGCCGGTTTCGACCCTCGGGCAGGTCGTGGAGCTTCCCCCGAGCCCCGCAACCCCGTTCAGTCAGAGTGATCTGTTGGTCAACGCCGAAGGTCAGCCCAACATCGGTTCGGAGCTCAAGGCAGAGCTGGCCAGCGCCGACCGAGTTGACCTAGTCTGCGCCTTCGTGATCTGGTCCGGAGTGCGGCAACTTCGCGATGCCTTGGAGGGGGTGGTCGGACGCGGTGGCGTCGTCAGGGTGATCACCACCACCTACATGGGTGCGACCGAGAAACGGGCGGTGGACGAGCTGCATGGACTCGGGGCTGAGGTGCGGATCGCACTCGACGCCCGCACCACCAAGCTCCACGCGAAGGCTTGGCTACTGGAGCGGGACTCGGGCTTGAGTACCGCATACGTCGGCTCGTCGAACCTATCTCACACGGCCCTGTTCGACGGGTTGGAGTGGAACGTCCGCCTCTCCTCAACCGACGCTGCTCACGTCATTGACCGGATCCGGATGACCTTCGAGAGCCACTGGGAATCCGAGCATTTCGAGAGATACGACCCTGACGTGAACGGCAGCGAGTTGGAGCGAGCGCTGGCTGAACACAACCGACGTACGTTGGGGGAGAGCTCAACCATCAGCTTCGCGGGGCTCGACGTACGGCCCTACCCGCATCAGCAGAGGATGCTCGACACCCTGAAGCTGGAGCGTGAACGCCATGGGCGTCACCGGAACCTGGTGGTTGCTGCGACCGGCACCGGGAAGACTGTGGTTGCTGCGCTTGACTACAAGCAGGTGATGGCTGAACTCGGCGGCAGGCCCTCACTCCTGTTCGTCGCCCATCGCGAAGAGATCCTGAGACAGTCGCTCGCTACCTACCGGGCAGTCCTGAAGGACGGATCTTTCGGAGAGATTCACGGTGGCGGAAAGATCGAGGAGGGTGAACACGTTTTCGCCATGATTCAGTCGCTTCGGCCCAATCGGCTTGCCCAGCTCGGTTCGGATGCGTTTGATGTCGTGGTTGTAGATGAGTTTCACCACGCCGCAGCTGAGTCGTACGACCGCTTGCTGAACCACGTTGAGCCCAAAGAATTACTCGGGCTGACCGCCACCCCGGAACGGCTTGACGGCAAGGACGTGACCACCTGGTTCGACGGCAGGATTGCTGTGGAACTTCGCCTTTGGGAAGCGATAGACCAGGGCTTTCTGGTGCCGTTCCAGTTTTTCGGCGTCGCCGACGGAGTTGATCTGAACCACATCACCTGGAGGCGCAGCGGCTACGCGCTGTCCGAACTGAGCAATCTCTACACGGGCGACGACCTCCGGGTCGCGAAGATTCTCAAGGCACTTAACCGGATAGTGGCTGACCCGGGGCAGATGCGGGCTCTCGGCTTCTGTGTTTCGAAAGAGCATGCCCGGTACATGGCAGAGAAGTTCACGCAGGCCGGGCTGGAAAGCTGCTCCCTGACTGGCGACGACCCCCCCGAGTACCGAAGTCAGGTCCTCGATCGTCTCCAGCGTGGTGAGCTGCGTTGCGTGTTCTCGGTCGAGGTGCTTGGTGAGGGAGTTGACGTTCCCGCCGTTGACTGTCTGCTTCTGCTTCGGCCGACCGAATCCGCCACCGTGTTTTCGCAGCAGCTCGGACGTGGCCTCAGGTGGGCTGACGGCAAGAGCCACCTGACCGTGATCGACCTGATCGGTCAACACCGCAAGGAGTTCCGCTTCGACCGGCGCCTGGCAGCGATTCTGGATCGACGCAGGGGAAGGGTCGAGGAACAGGTCGAACACGACTTCCCGTTCCTGCCGGCAGGCTGCACCGTTGACCTGGACAGAAAGAGCCGGGAAGTGGTCCTCGAGAGCTTGCGCCAGGTGGTGCGACACTCGCGCAGGGCCCAGGTCGTGGCCGATCTGAAGCAGGCCGGATCTGATCTTGCGATGCCGCTTTTTCTGGACGATTTTGGTCACCGCATCGAGGACATCTACCGTCGTGGACGCTCGTGGACTGAGCTTCGGCGGGAGGCCGGGTTCGAAGTTCCAATTGCGGCTGACAGCGATCTGGAAGCCTTGGCCCTCCGCAACCTCAGCCGCCTCACCCATGTGGACGATCCGGAACGGTCGCAGTTCTACCGCAAGCTGCTTTCGGCGGAAAAGCCACCGAGCATTTCAGGACTGGGGGATCGCCACCGGAGAATGTTGACCATGCTCTCCTGGAGTCTCGGTTCGGGCCGGTCGGGTCGTGACTCGGTCAGCCAATTCTTCGCTGATCTGTGGAGAGAGAAGGCAGTTCTCTCGGAACTCAACGACCTGCTTACGGCGTTGGACCAGCAGGCAGGGACGATGCCGGTTGCACTCACGGATGCTTCGACGCCGCTGAACGTCCACGCCCGGTACTCGCGAGAGGAGATCGTTGCCGCCCTGCGCTTCGGGGAGGGCGTGAAGCCAAAGGTCACCCAGGGAGGGGTGCTCTGGGTCGAGCGAGCGAAGTCCGACGTCTTCTTCGTTGACCTCCACAAGGCCGAGCGAGACTACTCGCCGACCACCATGTATCGCGACTACGCAATCAACCGCGAGCTCTTCCACTGGGAGTCCCAGTCAAGGCAGGCGCCCCATCAAGCGACGGTGAAGCGCTACATCAACCATCGCGAGCAGGGAACCGACGTTCTGTTGTTTGTCCGTGAGCGGAAGCGAAGCGAGTTGGGGACGATGCCGTTCACATTCTTGGGGCCGGCTGACTACGTATCCCACACCGGCGAGTTTCCCGTGCAGTTCACCTGGCGGCTCCAGACCCCGATGCCGGCCGAACTATTCGAGACCGCCCGAAGCGTCGCCGCCGCCTGA
- a CDS encoding IS3 family transposase (programmed frameshift) gives MPKAFPKEFRDDVVAVARTGHAPITQVAKDFGISEATLHNWLKKAEIEEGSRPGLTEAERIELREIKKRNRLLEQENEVLRRAAAYLSQANLPKMIFPLVREMAAAGARVRVPVAVACRVLGFTTQGYYKWLKEPVSEKDRDDAEVINKLVDLHEDDPTLGYRFLTDELEGAGVVCCENRVHRLCQVGGIIASHARKKGKAGKPGPPVHDDLLAVEDERGQVRHVFSAKGPDQVWLTDITEHPTREGKLYLCAVKDVFSNRIVGHSIDIRMKSSLAARAIQHAITLRDPEGTICHSDRGSQFRSRKVVKLLNNHGLQGSMGRVGSAGDNASMESFYSLLQKNVLNTRTWNTRAELRHAIVYWIEAKYNRRRRQRGLGKLTPVEYETVHHQPAMAG, from the exons CACCGATCACCCAGGTGGCGAAGGACTTCGGGATTTCCGAAGCCACCTTGCATAACTGGTTGAAGAAGGCCGAGATCGAGGAGGGATCCCGTCCTGGTTTGACCGAGGCCGAGCGAATCGAGCTAAGGGAGATCAAGAAGCGAAACCGCCTGCTGGAGCAGGAGAACGAGGTCCTCCGAAGGGCTGCCGCCTATCTTTCGCAGGCAAATCTGCCG AAAATGATCTTCCCGCTCGTCCGTGAGATGGCCGCTGCCGGTGCCCGTGTTCGGGTGCCGGTGGCGGTGGCGTGCCGGGTCCTCGGGTTCACCACCCAGGGGTATTACAAGTGGCTCAAAGAGCCTGTCTCGGAAAAAGACCGGGACGATGCGGAGGTCATCAACAAGCTGGTTGATCTTCACGAGGACGATCCGACCTTGGGTTACCGGTTCCTCACCGACGAGCTCGAGGGAGCCGGGGTCGTCTGCTGCGAGAACCGGGTTCACCGGCTCTGCCAAGTCGGTGGGATCATCGCTTCCCACGCGAGAAAGAAGGGGAAGGCCGGGAAACCCGGCCCACCGGTTCATGACGACCTGCTGGCCGTCGAGGATGAGCGCGGCCAGGTCCGGCACGTGTTCAGCGCGAAGGGTCCTGACCAGGTTTGGCTGACGGATATCACCGAACACCCAACCCGGGAAGGGAAGCTTTATCTCTGCGCGGTCAAGGACGTGTTCTCGAACCGGATCGTCGGACACAGCATCGACATCCGGATGAAGTCCTCACTCGCGGCCCGGGCGATCCAGCACGCGATCACCTTGCGTGACCCCGAGGGCACGATCTGCCACTCCGACCGCGGCAGCCAGTTCCGCTCCCGGAAAGTCGTGAAGCTGCTGAACAACCACGGCCTTCAGGGCTCGATGGGCCGGGTCGGTTCGGCCGGCGACAACGCCTCAATGGAATCGTTTTACAGCCTGCTCCAGAAGAACGTGCTGAACACCCGGACCTGGAACACCCGGGCTGAACTCCGCCACGCGATCGTCTACTGGATCGAAGCGAAATACAACCGGCGGCGTCGCCAACGCGGCCTCGGGAAACTCACCCCCGTCGAATATGAAACAGTCCACCATCAGCCCGCCATGGCGGGCTGA